Proteins encoded by one window of Rhodobacteraceae bacterium IMCC1335:
- the rpiA gene encoding ribose-5-phosphate isomerase RpiA yields MSQPLAAADAAKFAAAKRASELVETGMKVGLGTGSTAAWLVRALAARQHEEGLRFQAVPTSKQTAALAGALGIPLTTLDAAGWLDLTIDGADEVDAQFSLIKGGGGALLQEKIVAKASDRMVVIADSDKQVARLGKFALPVEVIGFGKRASETLIKAALEDLGLANPDIKFRPGQAGLFVTDEGNHILDLELQTIPDPAALAQALNQVPGVVENGLFIGICSALVIGHSDGRVSYTDVATGTEEASQIDLDQAARLADLGR; encoded by the coding sequence ATGAGCCAACCGCTGGCTGCTGCAGATGCGGCGAAATTCGCTGCTGCCAAACGGGCGTCTGAATTGGTTGAAACGGGTATGAAGGTTGGCTTGGGCACTGGCAGCACCGCAGCGTGGTTGGTCCGCGCCCTGGCGGCGCGCCAACACGAGGAAGGTTTGCGCTTTCAAGCCGTGCCAACATCCAAGCAAACCGCGGCGCTGGCCGGTGCGCTTGGGATCCCATTAACCACGCTCGATGCAGCCGGTTGGCTTGATTTAACGATTGATGGGGCCGATGAGGTGGACGCCCAGTTTTCTTTGATAAAGGGCGGTGGCGGCGCGCTGCTGCAAGAAAAAATTGTTGCCAAAGCCAGTGATCGAATGGTGGTGATCGCCGATTCTGACAAGCAAGTGGCGCGGCTGGGTAAGTTTGCATTGCCCGTGGAAGTGATCGGCTTTGGCAAACGCGCAAGCGAAACTTTGATCAAAGCCGCCTTGGAAGATTTGGGACTCGCCAATCCTGATATCAAATTCAGGCCGGGCCAAGCGGGCCTTTTTGTTACCGATGAGGGCAACCATATTTTGGATCTTGAACTTCAGACTATTCCCGATCCCGCAGCCTTAGCGCAGGCGTTGAACCAAGTGCCGGGGGTGGTTGAAAATGGATTGTTCATTGGTATCTGCAGCGCATTGGTGATCGGCCATTCGGATGGGCGGGTATCTTATACGGATGTCGCCACAGGCACTGAAGAGGCCAGCCAGATCGATCTAGATCAAGCCGCACGCTTGGCCGATTTAGGGCGCTGA
- a CDS encoding thiamine diphosphokinase: MEPQFSYSHPVTLVGAAPLAADLLRFALNFAPKAIAADGGVNHLRALGVDPLAVIGDMDSVALEHQQLWERNLFFPIAEQDSTDFEKSLARLAAPMIFGVGFLGGRFDHALTAQTVLVRYPHRKCILLGSEDIVFLAPPRLSLDLPLETRLSLFPMAPVKILSEGLYWPTHGLTFQPDGQVGTSNKVSGALRLQPEKAKMLVILPRLHLAQVAAALDAAPSWPARGT, encoded by the coding sequence ATGGAGCCGCAATTTTCTTACTCGCATCCGGTCACGTTGGTTGGCGCAGCGCCGCTTGCCGCGGATTTGCTGCGCTTTGCGCTTAATTTTGCTCCGAAAGCGATTGCTGCAGATGGGGGGGTGAACCATTTGCGCGCACTGGGCGTTGACCCGCTGGCGGTGATTGGAGATATGGATTCTGTTGCTTTGGAACACCAGCAGCTGTGGGAGCGTAACCTATTTTTTCCAATTGCTGAACAAGACAGCACCGATTTTGAAAAATCGCTGGCTCGCCTTGCCGCCCCGATGATCTTCGGGGTCGGCTTTTTAGGGGGACGGTTTGATCACGCTTTGACAGCTCAAACCGTATTGGTGCGCTATCCCCACCGCAAATGCATTCTTTTGGGATCTGAGGATATCGTCTTTTTGGCACCGCCGCGGCTTTCGCTGGATTTACCGCTTGAAACGCGGCTGTCTTTATTTCCTATGGCACCGGTCAAAATCTTATCAGAGGGCCTATATTGGCCCACGCACGGCCTAACATTCCAACCCGATGGTCAAGTTGGAACGTCAAATAAGGTGAGTGGTGCGCTTCGGCTTCAGCCAGAGAAGGCCAAAATGTTGGTTATTCTGCCGCGATTACATCTTGCGCAGGTCGCTGCAGCGCTGGACGCTGCGCCGTCTTGGCCTGCTCGTGGAACATAA
- a CDS encoding adenylosuccinate synthase, with protein sequence MANVVVVGAQWGDEGKGKIVDWLSERADVIVRFQGGHNAGHTLVIEGQVYKLSLLPSGIVRGGKLSVIGNGVVLDPWHLREEIAKLTGQGVEINPENLMVAENTPLILPVHGELDRARETQNNVAKIGTTGRGIGPAYEDKVGRRAIRVADLADPATLETRVDRMLQHHDTLRRGMGLPQVDRTALLAALQEIAPSVLKFAAPVWKVLAEKRKAGHRILFEGAQGSLLDIDFGTYPFVTSSNVIAGQAATGSGVGPGSIDFVLGIVKAYTTRVGEGPFPTELDDADGQRLGERGHEFGVVTGRKRRCGWFDAALVRQTCATSGVSGIAFTKLDVLDGFETLKICTGYMLDDTQLDYLPTAADEQARCVPIYEEMAGWSESTEGARSWADLPANTIKYVRRVEELIGCPVALVSTSPERDDTILVTDPFAD encoded by the coding sequence CGCTGGTGATTGAAGGCCAAGTGTATAAGCTTTCGCTTTTGCCCTCTGGCATCGTTCGAGGCGGAAAATTATCGGTGATTGGCAATGGCGTGGTGCTGGATCCCTGGCATCTGCGCGAGGAAATTGCCAAGTTGACGGGCCAAGGGGTCGAGATTAACCCTGAAAACTTGATGGTGGCGGAAAATACCCCTTTGATTCTTCCCGTTCACGGAGAATTAGACCGAGCCCGCGAAACGCAAAACAATGTGGCGAAAATTGGAACAACAGGCCGAGGTATCGGCCCCGCCTACGAGGATAAAGTTGGGCGGCGCGCGATACGCGTTGCAGATCTGGCCGATCCGGCCACGCTTGAAACGCGCGTCGATCGTATGTTGCAACATCACGATACATTGCGCCGTGGTATGGGGCTGCCTCAAGTTGACCGCACAGCTTTATTGGCTGCGCTGCAGGAGATTGCGCCAAGCGTGCTAAAATTCGCGGCGCCCGTTTGGAAAGTTTTGGCAGAAAAGCGCAAAGCAGGGCATCGCATTTTATTTGAAGGCGCGCAGGGCAGTTTGCTTGATATTGATTTTGGAACCTATCCCTTTGTAACCTCGTCAAATGTGATCGCGGGTCAAGCGGCGACAGGATCCGGCGTTGGGCCAGGATCCATTGATTTTGTTCTGGGCATTGTTAAAGCCTATACAACCCGCGTGGGTGAGGGGCCATTTCCCACCGAACTTGACGATGCGGATGGGCAGCGTTTGGGAGAGCGGGGCCATGAATTTGGCGTTGTCACGGGGCGTAAGCGCCGCTGCGGCTGGTTTGACGCAGCCCTCGTACGCCAAACTTGCGCCACCTCCGGCGTGAGCGGCATCGCCTTTACAAAACTGGATGTTTTGGACGGGTTTGAGACCTTGAAAATCTGTACAGGCTATATGCTTGATGACACCCAATTGGATTATTTGCCGACAGCTGCGGATGAGCAGGCCCGCTGCGTTCCAATCTATGAGGAAATGGCAGGTTGGAGCGAAAGTACCGAAGGCGCGCGCAGCTGGGCAGATTTGCCCGCCAACACAATTAAATACGTGCGCCGCGTGGAAGAGTTGATAGGGTGTCCGGTTGCGCTAGTTTCAACCTCACCCGAGCGGGATGACACGATTTTGGTGACAGATCCTTTCGCGGATTAA
- a CDS encoding DUF2842 domain-containing protein produces the protein MELSYKARRRWSLFVLVIGLPLYVVAAVNLVGVFERPSIFVELLVYVVLGVLWAFPLRFIFRGIGQADPDQDDAL, from the coding sequence TTGGAGTTAAGTTATAAAGCTCGGCGGCGCTGGTCATTATTTGTGTTGGTGATTGGATTGCCGCTTTACGTGGTGGCGGCGGTTAATCTGGTTGGCGTCTTTGAGCGCCCCTCAATTTTTGTTGAGCTGCTTGTCTATGTGGTGCTTGGGGTGCTTTGGGCGTTTCCATTGCGGTTTATATTTCGCGGTATCGGACAAGCTGATCCCGATCAGGATGATGCGCTATAG
- a CDS encoding EamA family transporter, with translation MEQNRTLLGIGFMLLFCTLAPLGDALAKILGQTVALGPLIFIRFAIQVIILAPMALAIGGSWHFSGKFLTLSAIRTVLQITGIAIMVVALQYLPLADAVAIVFILPLLVILLGWAVLKEDVSKERLLACVVGFIGTLMVIQPSFQEVGFYALLPLLVAFIFAIFMLITRFITQENDVIKVQTVNGVMAVVLIAPALLIFKDGSVPLFDFSTISSNKIFLLISFGSVGTFALLSMTWSLSYLPSATTAPLQYLEIPIVTLFGWLLFSELPNPLASAGIVITMASGLYVMFHEQAKTAQRPALQRPAQDVIAAE, from the coding sequence ATGGAACAAAATCGCACCCTTCTCGGTATCGGCTTTATGCTGCTTTTCTGTACACTTGCCCCGCTAGGCGACGCCTTAGCCAAAATCCTTGGCCAGACCGTCGCTCTGGGACCGCTCATTTTCATTCGCTTCGCCATACAGGTGATCATCTTGGCGCCAATGGCTTTGGCCATCGGAGGCAGCTGGCATTTTTCTGGCAAGTTTTTAACCCTCTCTGCAATTCGCACAGTGCTGCAAATCACGGGGATCGCGATAATGGTAGTGGCCTTACAATATTTGCCGCTTGCCGATGCTGTTGCTATTGTTTTCATCCTGCCATTGCTGGTGATCTTACTCGGCTGGGCCGTGTTAAAAGAAGACGTCAGCAAAGAACGCTTACTGGCCTGCGTGGTGGGCTTCATAGGTACATTGATGGTCATACAACCGTCATTTCAAGAGGTGGGTTTCTATGCGCTTCTACCGCTTCTCGTGGCGTTTATTTTCGCAATTTTCATGTTGATTACGCGTTTCATCACCCAAGAAAACGATGTGATTAAAGTCCAAACCGTGAACGGTGTTATGGCGGTGGTTCTGATTGCCCCTGCGCTGCTGATCTTTAAGGACGGCTCTGTGCCACTGTTTGATTTTTCCACCATCAGCTCGAATAAAATCTTTTTGTTGATCAGCTTTGGCTCTGTGGGCACCTTTGCCTTGCTCAGCATGACCTGGTCGCTCAGCTATCTGCCCTCAGCGACCACGGCGCCGCTGCAATATTTGGAAATTCCGATCGTCACCTTATTTGGTTGGCTTCTTTTCTCAGAACTGCCGAACCCACTTGCATCGGCGGGCATTGTGATAACGATGGCCTCAGGTCTATACGTTATGTTCCACGAGCAGGCCAAGACGGCGCAGCGTCCAGCGCTGCAGCGACCTGCGCAAGATGTAATCGCGGCAGAATAA
- a CDS encoding L-serine ammonia-lyase, protein MFLSVFDLFKIGIGPSSSHTMGPMRAAGRFLNMMRQSPFEFGGIKLRLHGSLAFTGIGHATDRASILGLAGFTPATYNAEAAETVLAQIASTGEITPPDLPSLKFNKKEDLVFDYGPNLPGHANGMVVMATDAQGDVVLQETYYSIGGGFVLTAAELAQGKDVDTGPAVPYPFHSAKEMLEMSRTSGRSIAEMKRANELTRITPAQLKANVAQIWGVMSDCIDRGLASEGILPGGLKVRRRAKGVVDQLRAERGLNLAPPHTINDWMSVYAMAVNEENAAGGQVVTAPTNGAAGVVPAVIRYYLDHVPSAHSAKIEVFLLTAAAIGGLVKYNASISGAEAGCQAEVGSASAMAAAGLCAVLGGSSEQIENAAEIALEHHLGMTCDPVAGLVQVPCIERNGLGAIKAVSAASLALRGDGQHLIPLDACIETMRQTGEDMNAKYKETSLGGLAVNVPNC, encoded by the coding sequence ATGTTCCTCTCTGTTTTTGATCTATTCAAAATTGGGATTGGCCCGTCTTCATCGCATACGATGGGGCCAATGCGTGCCGCTGGGCGGTTTTTAAACATGATGCGTCAATCGCCCTTTGAATTTGGCGGGATCAAACTGCGCCTTCATGGGTCTTTGGCCTTTACTGGCATTGGGCATGCCACGGATCGGGCCTCTATTCTTGGATTAGCGGGTTTCACCCCTGCCACTTATAATGCCGAGGCCGCCGAAACCGTTTTGGCACAAATTGCCTCTACCGGGGAAATTACACCGCCAGATTTACCCAGCCTTAAGTTTAATAAGAAAGAAGATTTGGTGTTTGATTACGGACCAAATCTGCCCGGGCATGCCAATGGAATGGTTGTAATGGCCACTGATGCGCAGGGTGATGTCGTTCTACAAGAAACCTATTATTCGATCGGTGGTGGGTTTGTATTAACCGCGGCGGAACTGGCGCAAGGCAAAGATGTTGATACCGGCCCCGCAGTGCCCTATCCGTTTCACTCTGCCAAAGAAATGTTGGAGATGTCGCGCACATCGGGGCGCAGCATCGCCGAGATGAAGCGGGCCAATGAATTAACCCGCATTACACCAGCGCAGCTTAAAGCCAACGTCGCGCAGATTTGGGGCGTAATGTCTGATTGCATTGATCGCGGTCTTGCGAGCGAGGGAATTTTGCCTGGCGGTTTAAAAGTGCGCCGCCGCGCCAAAGGTGTGGTGGATCAGCTGCGGGCAGAGCGCGGGTTAAACCTTGCGCCGCCGCATACGATCAACGATTGGATGAGCGTATACGCGATGGCCGTTAACGAAGAAAACGCAGCCGGAGGGCAAGTGGTCACGGCGCCGACCAATGGCGCGGCCGGCGTTGTGCCCGCGGTGATCCGCTATTATCTGGATCATGTGCCCAGCGCGCATAGTGCTAAAATTGAAGTTTTTCTGCTGACGGCGGCCGCGATTGGCGGGCTGGTCAAATATAATGCCTCAATCAGCGGCGCCGAAGCCGGATGTCAGGCAGAAGTCGGAAGCGCCAGCGCGATGGCCGCAGCTGGTCTTTGCGCTGTGCTTGGAGGCAGCTCAGAGCAAATCGAGAATGCGGCTGAAATTGCCTTAGAGCATCATCTTGGGATGACCTGCGATCCGGTTGCAGGTTTGGTGCAAGTGCCCTGTATCGAACGCAATGGCCTTGGCGCGATTAAAGCCGTCTCCGCCGCCAGTTTGGCGTTGCGCGGCGATGGTCAACATCTGATTCCGTTAGATGCCTGTATTGAAACGATGCGACAAACTGGCGAGGATATGAATGCCAAATACAAAGAAACCTCGCTGGGCGGTTTGGCGGTAAATGTTCCCAATTGCTAA
- the hflK gene encoding FtsH protease activity modulator HflK: MTGNSGGPWGRGGGGDDNDDRNRPNGNGGGDRRPRNDGPQMPPELDDMLRKGQEQLKVLLGGGSGGGSNGSSQQSGPGMGRSGYLLIAALLVAFWSFSSFYTVKPEEKSVELFLGKFSSIGNPGLNFAPWPLVTREVLPVTREQNESIGVGGRGSDAGLMLTRDENIVDIDFEVVWNISDPAKYLFNLRDPQMTIRAVSESAMREIIAQSELAPILNRDRGLIAANLETLIQETLDSYGSGVSLVRVNFDRADPPEQVIDAFRAVQAAEQERDRLEKQADAYANRVLAQARGESAQVFEEAEGYRARVVNEATGEASRFSAVLEEYSKAPEVTRKRLYLETMEEVLGGLEKVIIDDQIGGQGVVPYLPLNQLRQEKN; the protein is encoded by the coding sequence ATGACTGGAAACTCAGGTGGCCCATGGGGCCGCGGCGGCGGTGGCGATGATAATGATGATCGCAACCGTCCCAATGGCAACGGCGGCGGCGATCGTCGTCCGCGCAATGATGGCCCGCAAATGCCACCAGAATTGGATGATATGCTGCGCAAAGGCCAAGAGCAGCTGAAGGTTCTATTGGGCGGCGGTTCGGGCGGAGGCTCCAACGGATCTTCGCAACAATCCGGCCCCGGCATGGGCCGCAGCGGCTATTTATTGATTGCGGCTTTATTGGTGGCGTTTTGGAGTTTTTCCAGCTTTTACACTGTAAAGCCGGAAGAAAAGTCGGTTGAGTTATTCCTTGGCAAGTTTTCCTCTATTGGCAATCCGGGTTTGAACTTTGCCCCTTGGCCCCTTGTCACCCGTGAAGTGTTGCCGGTAACCCGAGAACAAAATGAAAGCATTGGCGTGGGTGGCCGCGGAAGTGACGCGGGTTTGATGCTGACGCGCGATGAAAATATCGTGGATATTGATTTTGAGGTGGTCTGGAATATTAGCGATCCCGCAAAATATTTGTTCAACTTGCGCGATCCACAAATGACCATTCGCGCCGTGTCTGAATCTGCGATGCGCGAAATTATTGCCCAATCTGAATTGGCCCCGATCCTGAACCGTGACCGGGGTTTGATCGCTGCAAATCTTGAAACCCTCATTCAAGAAACGCTTGACAGCTATGGCAGCGGCGTGAGCCTGGTGCGGGTGAACTTTGATCGGGCCGATCCGCCCGAACAGGTGATTGACGCGTTCCGCGCCGTGCAGGCCGCCGAGCAAGAGCGCGACCGTCTGGAAAAACAAGCGGATGCCTATGCCAACCGCGTTTTGGCGCAGGCCCGTGGTGAATCTGCGCAGGTCTTTGAAGAAGCCGAAGGATATCGCGCGCGCGTGGTGAATGAGGCGACCGGTGAAGCCAGCCGCTTTAGTGCGGTTTTGGAAGAATATAGCAAAGCCCCGGAGGTAACCCGCAAACGGCTATATCTGGAAACCATGGAAGAAGTGCTAGGTGGGCTTGAGAAGGTGATCATCGATGATCAAATCGGCGGTCAGGGCGTGGTGCCCTATCTGCCATTGAACCAATTGCGTCAGGAGAAAAACTAA
- the gor gene encoding glutathione-disulfide reductase codes for MRFDFNLFVIGGGSGGVRAARVAAGELGVKVGLAEEDRYGGTCVIRGCVPKKLMVYASEYSQMPSQAKAYGWQIDNVRFDWSKLRGNLHAELDRLEGVYRRLLSGAGVTSFDARARIVDPHCVELADGTRITAEHILVATGGRPVLPDIPGIEHAISSNEMFLLKTLPKRILIVGGGYIACEFAGIMNGLGVATTQFYRGEQILRGFDDEARSHLAAQMLLRGVDLRLNVNVVSIEKTEKGLLVADSNGETAMFDQVMFATGRRANSDALGLETLGVRQKPNGAIEVDAYSQSSVPSIYAIGDVTDRVNLTPVAIREAMAFTSTVFQGQPVAVDHDLIATAVFTQPELGTIGQSEAEARAKGPVDIYTTQFKPMRQGFAQEDEKTFMKLVVDQASQKVLGCHIIAPGAGEMIQMVAIAIKMGASKADFDQAVAVHPTLAEELVTMRHPSRSG; via the coding sequence ATGCGGTTTGATTTCAATTTATTCGTTATTGGCGGTGGGTCCGGCGGCGTGCGCGCGGCGCGCGTTGCGGCTGGTGAGTTGGGGGTGAAAGTCGGCCTTGCCGAAGAAGATCGCTATGGCGGCACCTGTGTGATTCGGGGCTGCGTGCCGAAAAAGCTGATGGTTTATGCCAGCGAGTATAGCCAGATGCCCAGCCAAGCAAAAGCCTATGGCTGGCAGATCGATAATGTCCGGTTTGATTGGTCGAAATTGCGCGGCAATTTGCACGCCGAGCTTGATCGGCTAGAGGGGGTGTATCGGCGCTTGCTCAGCGGGGCCGGCGTTACAAGTTTTGACGCCCGCGCCCGCATCGTGGATCCGCATTGCGTTGAGCTGGCAGATGGCACGCGCATAACGGCAGAGCATATATTGGTGGCCACTGGCGGCCGCCCAGTTTTGCCGGATATCCCCGGGATTGAGCATGCGATCAGTTCAAATGAAATGTTTTTATTAAAGACCCTGCCCAAACGCATTTTGATCGTCGGCGGTGGGTATATCGCCTGTGAATTTGCAGGGATTATGAACGGGCTTGGCGTTGCAACCACGCAGTTTTACCGCGGAGAACAAATTTTACGCGGCTTTGATGACGAAGCCCGCAGCCATTTGGCCGCGCAAATGCTGCTGCGCGGGGTTGATCTGCGCCTCAACGTAAATGTTGTATCGATCGAAAAAACCGAGAAGGGCCTTTTGGTTGCCGATAGCAATGGCGAAACAGCCATGTTTGACCAGGTGATGTTTGCAACTGGTCGGCGCGCCAATAGTGATGCTTTGGGCTTGGAAACGCTGGGGGTAAGGCAAAAGCCGAATGGTGCCATCGAAGTGGATGCCTATTCGCAAAGCTCTGTGCCCTCGATCTATGCGATTGGCGATGTGACCGATCGGGTGAACCTTACGCCTGTGGCGATCCGCGAAGCTATGGCGTTCACCTCCACCGTGTTCCAAGGCCAGCCGGTGGCGGTTGACCATGATTTGATCGCTACGGCCGTGTTCACCCAGCCAGAATTGGGCACGATCGGGCAGAGCGAGGCAGAAGCACGCGCCAAAGGCCCGGTTGATATTTACACCACCCAATTCAAGCCGATGCGCCAAGGCTTTGCGCAAGAGGACGAAAAAACCTTTATGAAATTGGTTGTCGATCAAGCTTCCCAAAAGGTTTTGGGCTGTCATATCATCGCCCCCGGAGCCGGCGAAATGATCCAAATGGTTGCGATTGCGATCAAAATGGGGGCGAGCAAAGCGGATTTTGATCAAGCCGTGGCGGTCCATCCGACATTGGCCGAAGAACTGGTTACGATGCGGCATCCATCACGCAGCGGTTGA
- a CDS encoding protease modulator HflC: MRKLSFIVPVAVVLIALFMSTVFIVDERNKALVLQFGRVVAVKEDPGLAFKIPFIQEVVFYDDRILSRDVDPLEVTPLDDRRLVVDAFTRYRITDVNQFREAVGTGGVQVAESRLDSILKSEMREVLGSVSSNDILSSDRAVLMSRIRNAAIEKALPLGIEVVDVRLKRTDLPRANLDATFARMRAEREREAADEIARGNEAAQRVRALADRTQVEIVSEARRESEIIRGLADAERNAIFASAFGADPEFFEFYRSLAAYRTALKGQNSTMVMSPDSEFFNYLKSDVIAK, translated from the coding sequence ATGCGTAAGTTAAGTTTTATTGTGCCAGTCGCAGTCGTTTTGATTGCGCTGTTCATGTCAACCGTGTTCATCGTGGATGAGCGGAATAAAGCGCTGGTTTTGCAATTTGGCCGCGTGGTGGCGGTGAAAGAAGATCCTGGTTTGGCGTTTAAAATCCCCTTTATTCAAGAGGTTGTTTTCTATGATGACCGAATTTTGAGCCGCGATGTTGACCCGCTGGAAGTTACGCCTTTGGATGATCGCCGCTTGGTGGTGGATGCGTTTACGCGATATCGGATCACAGATGTGAACCAGTTTCGTGAAGCCGTTGGCACCGGGGGCGTTCAAGTGGCAGAAAGCCGCTTGGACAGTATCTTGAAAAGTGAGATGCGTGAAGTTCTAGGCTCGGTTAGCTCGAACGATATTCTTAGTTCGGATCGGGCTGTTTTGATGTCGCGGATCCGCAACGCGGCGATTGAAAAAGCGCTGCCGCTGGGCATCGAAGTGGTTGACGTACGCTTGAAACGGACCGATCTACCGCGCGCCAATTTGGATGCAACCTTCGCCAGAATGCGCGCCGAGCGCGAACGTGAAGCCGCAGATGAAATCGCGCGCGGGAACGAAGCCGCGCAACGGGTACGGGCTTTGGCGGATAGAACACAAGTTGAGATCGTATCCGAGGCGAGACGCGAATCTGAAATCATCCGCGGTTTGGCGGATGCAGAACGAAATGCGATCTTTGCCAGTGCGTTCGGGGCAGATCCGGAATTCTTCGAATTTTACAGATCTTTGGCTGCTTATCGAACCGCGTTGAAGGGGCAGAATTCGACGATGGTTATGTCGCCGGATTCCGAGTTTTTCAACTATTTGAAATCGGATGTAATCGCTAAATGA
- a CDS encoding EamA family transporter, whose amino-acid sequence MLGFCACAPLLDVAAKLAADEIPVAQITTARFAVQSVIMFPVALLLGFSLRVPRALMGPLIARAVFLIASTYCFVAAIAVMPIADALAIVFVEPFILLLLGRFFFSEPVGSRRLTASLVGFCGVILVIQPSFSAFGAVAFFPLATALTFALYMLVTRSISQSLHPIPLQFHTAVAGTFLCLPFLIWGSSTESPLFAPVMPVGIFWLWLFAVGAFASISHLLISYALKFAPSTTLAPLHYLEIVSALFFGYLIFNDIPNQTAIIGTSIIIGSGLYVFYRERKLEKLKQL is encoded by the coding sequence ATGCTTGGATTTTGTGCCTGCGCGCCTTTGTTAGATGTGGCCGCAAAACTGGCGGCAGATGAAATTCCAGTGGCACAGATTACCACCGCGCGCTTTGCGGTGCAGAGCGTTATCATGTTTCCGGTGGCGTTGCTTTTGGGCTTTTCTCTTCGAGTACCGCGGGCTTTGATGGGGCCATTGATTGCCCGTGCTGTATTTTTAATTGCTTCAACCTATTGTTTCGTTGCGGCAATTGCGGTGATGCCGATCGCCGATGCATTAGCGATCGTTTTTGTCGAACCGTTTATTCTTTTGCTCTTGGGGCGGTTTTTCTTTTCCGAACCAGTTGGTTCGCGCAGATTAACCGCTAGCCTTGTGGGGTTTTGCGGAGTGATTTTGGTAATACAACCCAGTTTTTCAGCCTTTGGAGCCGTGGCTTTCTTTCCTTTGGCAACCGCCCTGACCTTTGCGCTCTACATGTTGGTGACGCGCAGCATATCGCAAAGCCTTCACCCAATTCCCTTGCAATTTCACACCGCCGTGGCGGGAACGTTTTTGTGTTTGCCTTTCTTGATCTGGGGGTCTTCAACAGAATCACCCCTTTTCGCACCGGTGATGCCAGTCGGGATTTTTTGGCTTTGGTTATTCGCTGTGGGCGCCTTTGCCTCTATCTCACACCTGCTGATCAGCTATGCGTTAAAGTTTGCGCCCTCAACCACTTTGGCGCCCCTGCACTATCTTGAAATCGTGAGTGCTTTATTCTTTGGCTATTTGATTTTTAACGATATTCCCAACCAGACGGCCATCATCGGTACAAGCATTATCATCGGCTCCGGGCTCTATGTGTTTTACCGTGAGCGGAAGCTTGAAAAATTAAAACAACTTTAG